From a region of the Pseudomonas fulva 12-X genome:
- a CDS encoding protein phosphatase CheZ translates to MEHDDTNEVDLESTLKSNARQLVDSLEQGNFGEAVQLINELNKARDRGLYLEVGKLTRELHNAIVNFQLDPRVPHAKEISQISDATERLNYVVTMTERAANRTMDLVEQSAPLVNDLSSEADSLAEDWGRFMRREMSAEAFRELAKRIELFLSRSQRDTSKLSEHLNDILLAQDFQDLTGQVIKRVTQLVTEVESNLLKLVLMASQVDRFAGIDHNHEVLRAEQNKEKNPSRGEGPQIHADKRDDVASNQDDVDDLLSSLGF, encoded by the coding sequence ATGGAACACGATGACACCAACGAGGTTGACCTCGAGTCGACCCTGAAAAGCAATGCCCGCCAACTGGTCGACAGCCTCGAGCAAGGAAACTTTGGCGAAGCCGTACAGCTGATCAACGAACTGAACAAGGCGCGCGACCGGGGGCTTTACCTCGAAGTTGGCAAGCTCACCCGTGAGCTGCATAACGCCATCGTCAATTTTCAGCTCGATCCCCGGGTGCCCCACGCCAAGGAAATCTCGCAGATTTCCGACGCCACCGAGCGCCTTAACTACGTGGTGACCATGACCGAGCGTGCGGCCAACCGCACCATGGATCTGGTCGAGCAGAGCGCGCCGCTGGTCAATGATCTGAGCAGCGAAGCCGATTCGCTTGCCGAGGACTGGGGCCGTTTCATGCGCCGCGAGATGAGCGCCGAGGCGTTCCGTGAACTCGCCAAGCGCATCGAGCTGTTTCTGTCGCGCAGCCAGCGCGACACCAGCAAACTGTCTGAGCATCTCAACGACATTCTGCTGGCGCAGGATTTCCAGGACCTGACCGGTCAGGTGATCAAGCGTGTCACGCAACTGGTGACCGAGGTCGAGAGTAATCTGCTGAAACTGGTGCTCATGGCCAGTCAGGTTGATCGCTTTGCCGGTATCGATCACAACCACGAAGTGTTGCGTGCCGAGCAAAACAAAGAAAAAAATCCGTCCCGCGGTGAAGGTCCGCAGATTCATGCCGATAAGCGTGATGATGTCGCCTCCAACCAAGACGACGTCGACGATCTGCTGTCCAGTCTGGGTTTTTAG
- a CDS encoding chemotaxis protein CheA, with the protein MSFGADEEILQDFLVEAGEILEQLSEQLVELESRPDDMNLLNAIFRGFHTVKGGAGFLQLNELVECCHIAENVFDILRKGERRVDAELMDVVLEALDAVNGMFAEVRERVELTPASPELLAALARLAEPGGAEPAPAAVEVAAEPEPVAAAPAEPEVAAVEPSADISDSEFEQLLDALGDEAPAQPAAAADEITDDEFESLLDQLHGKGQFSAPAAKPVATAPAEPVAAATPGDEITDDEFEALLDQLHGKGQFAAPAVAPAAAPVAASSEPAAAAPGDEITDDEFEALLDQLHGKGQFVAPAVAPAAAVAPAAKPAPSPEPAKAAAPAAKPEPAKAAPAPAAKPEPSKPAPAAVKAEAGKPAPAPAAAAAPASEAETTVRVDTARLDEIMNMVGELVLVRNRLVRLGLNSGDEAMSKAVSNLDVVTADLQTSVMKTRMQPIKKVFGRFPRLVRDLARQLKKEINLELVGEETDLDKNLVEALADPLVHLVRNAVDHGVESPEEREAAGKSRTGRVVLSAEQEGDHILLMITDDGKGMDAEILRSKAVEKGLLDKDAADRLSDLECYNLIFAPGFSTKTEISDVSGRGVGMDVVKTKISQLNGTVNVFSQKGQGSKIVIKVPLTLAIMPTLMVMLGNQAFAFPLVNVNEIFHLDLSRTNVVDGQEVVIVRDKALPLFYLKRWLVSSAAHEEQGEGHVVILTVGNQRIGFVVDQLVGQEEVVIKPLGKMLQGTPGMSGATITGDGRIALILDVPSMLKRYARRL; encoded by the coding sequence ATGAGCTTCGGCGCCGATGAAGAAATCCTCCAGGATTTCCTGGTAGAGGCCGGCGAAATTCTCGAGCAATTGTCCGAGCAGTTGGTGGAGCTGGAAAGCCGCCCGGACGATATGAACCTGCTCAATGCGATCTTTCGAGGGTTTCACACGGTAAAAGGTGGTGCCGGCTTCTTGCAGCTCAATGAGCTGGTGGAGTGCTGCCACATCGCCGAAAACGTGTTCGACATCCTGCGCAAGGGCGAGCGTCGCGTGGACGCCGAGTTGATGGACGTGGTGCTCGAAGCGCTGGACGCCGTCAACGGCATGTTCGCCGAAGTGCGCGAACGCGTGGAGCTGACGCCTGCGTCGCCAGAGCTGTTGGCCGCGCTGGCACGCCTGGCTGAGCCCGGTGGCGCCGAGCCTGCACCTGCAGCTGTTGAGGTCGCGGCTGAGCCAGAACCGGTTGCTGCCGCGCCTGCAGAGCCCGAGGTGGCGGCAGTCGAGCCTTCAGCAGATATCTCTGACAGCGAATTCGAGCAATTGCTCGATGCGCTGGGCGACGAAGCGCCAGCGCAGCCCGCAGCAGCGGCTGACGAAATCACTGATGACGAGTTCGAGTCGTTGCTCGATCAGTTGCACGGCAAGGGCCAGTTCAGTGCGCCTGCCGCTAAGCCTGTCGCCACCGCGCCTGCTGAGCCAGTTGCTGCCGCAACGCCTGGCGATGAAATCACCGATGATGAATTCGAAGCGCTGCTCGACCAGTTGCACGGCAAGGGCCAGTTCGCTGCGCCTGCCGTTGCGCCGGCGGCCGCACCGGTAGCCGCTTCCAGCGAACCGGCCGCGGCAGCGCCGGGCGATGAAATCACCGATGACGAGTTCGAAGCGCTGCTCGATCAACTGCATGGCAAGGGTCAATTCGTCGCGCCTGCCGTAGCGCCGGCCGCCGCCGTTGCGCCTGCTGCAAAACCGGCTCCTTCCCCGGAACCTGCCAAAGCCGCTGCGCCTGCCGCCAAGCCCGAGCCGGCCAAGGCCGCACCTGCGCCTGCCGCCAAGCCGGAACCAAGCAAGCCAGCCCCCGCCGCCGTCAAGGCCGAAGCCGGCAAACCGGCGCCTGCACCGGCTGCGGCTGCCGCGCCGGCCAGCGAAGCGGAGACCACCGTTCGCGTCGACACCGCACGCCTGGACGAGATCATGAACATGGTCGGCGAACTTGTGCTGGTGCGTAATCGCCTGGTGCGCCTGGGGCTCAACAGCGGTGACGAGGCCATGTCCAAGGCGGTGTCGAACCTCGACGTGGTCACGGCGGATCTGCAGACCTCGGTCATGAAGACCCGCATGCAGCCGATCAAAAAGGTCTTCGGGCGCTTCCCGCGCCTGGTTCGTGACCTGGCACGTCAGCTCAAGAAAGAGATCAACCTGGAGCTGGTCGGTGAAGAGACCGACCTGGACAAGAACCTCGTCGAGGCATTGGCCGACCCGCTGGTGCACTTGGTGCGCAACGCCGTCGATCATGGCGTGGAAAGCCCAGAGGAGCGCGAGGCGGCTGGGAAGTCCCGCACCGGGCGCGTCGTGCTGTCCGCCGAGCAGGAAGGCGACCACATCCTGCTGATGATCACCGATGACGGCAAGGGGATGGACGCCGAGATCCTGCGCAGCAAGGCCGTGGAAAAAGGCCTGCTGGACAAGGACGCCGCTGATCGCCTGAGCGATCTGGAGTGCTACAACCTGATCTTCGCGCCGGGCTTCTCGACCAAGACCGAGATTTCCGACGTGTCGGGCCGCGGCGTTGGCATGGACGTGGTGAAAACCAAGATTTCCCAGCTCAACGGCACGGTCAACGTGTTCTCCCAGAAGGGCCAAGGCTCGAAGATCGTCATCAAGGTGCCGCTGACCCTGGCGATCATGCCGACGCTGATGGTGATGCTCGGCAACCAGGCGTTCGCCTTCCCGCTGGTCAACGTCAACGAGATATTCCACCTCGATCTGTCGCGCACCAACGTGGTCGACGGCCAGGAAGTGGTGATCGTTCGCGACAAGGCGCTGCCGCTGTTCTACCTCAAGCGCTGGCTGGTGAGCAGTGCTGCGCACGAAGAGCAGGGCGAAGGGCATGTGGTTATTCTCACCGTGGGCAACCAGCGCATCGGCTTCGTGGTCGACCAGCTGGTGGGCCAGGAAGAGGTGGTGATCAAGCCGCTGGGCAAGATGCTTCAGGGTACCCCCGGCATGTCCGGTGCGACCATCACCGGTGATGGCCGCATCGCGCTGATTCTCGATGTGCCCAGCATGCTCAAGCGCTACGCACGGCGTCTCTGA
- a CDS encoding protein-glutamate methylesterase/protein-glutamine glutaminase, with product MVVKVLVVDDSGFFRRRVSEILSSDPNITVVGTATNGREAIDQALALKPDVITMDYEMPLMDGITSVRNIMQRCPTPVLMFSSLTHEGARVTLDALDAGAVDFLPKNFEDISRNPEKVKQLLCEKVHSISRSNRRGIGTASLTPPAGGGLSRPASTPSTPAPAARPQPSVSHPPAERHASPSSAAPKRKAYKLVAIGTSTGGPVALQRVLTQLPANFPTPIVLIQHMPAAFTKAFAERLDKLCKINVKEAEDGDILRPGLAILAPGGKQMMIDGRGTIRILPGDERLNYKPCVDITFGSAAKSYNDKVLAVVLTGMGADGREGARLLKQGGSQVWAQDEASCVIYGMPMAIVKANLADAVYPLDDIGRHLVEACL from the coding sequence ATGGTTGTCAAGGTACTGGTAGTCGATGACTCCGGTTTTTTCCGTCGCAGGGTTTCGGAAATTCTCTCGTCGGACCCCAACATCACCGTGGTCGGTACGGCCACCAATGGACGTGAGGCGATCGATCAGGCCCTGGCATTGAAGCCGGACGTGATCACCATGGATTACGAGATGCCGCTCATGGACGGCATCACCTCCGTGCGCAACATCATGCAGCGCTGCCCCACGCCGGTTCTGATGTTTTCCTCGCTCACCCACGAAGGCGCCCGCGTCACCCTGGACGCGCTGGATGCCGGTGCGGTGGACTTTCTGCCGAAAAACTTCGAAGACATCTCGCGCAACCCCGAGAAGGTCAAGCAACTGCTGTGCGAGAAGGTGCATAGCATCTCGCGCAGCAACCGCCGGGGGATCGGCACGGCGTCCCTGACGCCGCCTGCCGGCGGTGGCCTGAGCCGACCTGCCAGCACGCCGAGCACGCCAGCTCCCGCTGCGCGCCCGCAGCCGAGCGTCAGCCATCCGCCGGCCGAGCGGCATGCTTCGCCTTCCAGCGCGGCGCCCAAGCGCAAGGCCTACAAGCTGGTGGCTATCGGCACCTCGACCGGTGGTCCGGTGGCCCTGCAGCGTGTGCTGACCCAATTGCCGGCCAACTTCCCGACGCCCATCGTGCTGATCCAGCATATGCCGGCCGCTTTCACCAAGGCTTTCGCCGAGCGTCTGGACAAGCTCTGCAAGATCAACGTCAAGGAAGCCGAGGACGGCGATATCCTGCGCCCCGGCCTGGCCATCCTGGCTCCCGGCGGCAAGCAGATGATGATCGACGGCCGCGGCACCATCCGCATCCTGCCCGGTGACGAGCGGTTGAACTACAAGCCGTGCGTGGACATCACCTTCGGCTCTGCGGCCAAGTCCTACAACGACAAGGTGCTGGCCGTGGTGCTGACCGGCATGGGCGCCGACGGCCGTGAAGGCGCGCGCCTGCTCAAGCAGGGCGGCAGCCAGGTATGGGCTCAGGATGAAGCGAGCTGCGTGATCTACGGCATGCCCATGGCCATCGTGAAAGCCAACCTGGCCGACGCGGTGTATCCCCTTGATGATATCGGTCGCCATCTGGTCGAGGCCTGCCTCTGA
- a CDS encoding flagellar motor protein, which yields MDVLSLIGVILAFVAILGGNFLEGGHASALLNGPAALIVIGGTLGAALLQTPVAVFKRAVSILRWIFVPPKIDLAGGIDRVVNWSMTARKEGLLGLEAIADGEPDPYARKGLQLLVDGAEPEAIRSILEVDLYTQESRDIQAAKFYECMGGYAPTIGIIGAVMGLIHVMGNLADPSLLGSGIAVAFVATIYGVAIANLLLLPIGNKLKSVAMRQSAYREMLLEGILSIGEGENPRSIELKLQGFMS from the coding sequence ATGGATGTGCTGAGCCTGATCGGCGTCATTCTGGCGTTCGTCGCGATTCTCGGCGGCAACTTTCTGGAAGGCGGTCATGCCTCGGCACTGCTCAACGGCCCGGCGGCCTTGATCGTGATCGGCGGAACTTTGGGCGCAGCGCTGCTGCAGACGCCGGTGGCGGTGTTCAAGCGTGCGGTGAGCATCCTGCGCTGGATTTTCGTACCGCCCAAGATCGACCTGGCGGGCGGCATCGACCGGGTGGTGAACTGGAGTATGACGGCGCGCAAGGAGGGCCTGTTGGGCCTGGAGGCGATCGCCGATGGCGAGCCCGATCCCTATGCGCGCAAGGGCCTGCAACTGCTGGTCGACGGCGCCGAGCCGGAAGCCATTCGCAGCATCCTCGAAGTCGATCTTTACACCCAGGAAAGCCGTGATATCCAGGCCGCCAAGTTCTACGAGTGCATGGGCGGCTATGCGCCGACCATTGGCATCATCGGTGCGGTCATGGGGCTGATCCATGTGATGGGCAACCTGGCCGATCCCAGCCTGCTGGGCAGCGGCATTGCGGTGGCGTTCGTTGCCACCATCTACGGTGTGGCCATCGCCAACCTCTTGTTGCTGCCGATCGGCAACAAGCTGAAATCGGTCGCCATGCGCCAGTCGGCGTATCGGGAAATGCTGCTCGAAGGCATCCTGTCCATCGGCGAAGGCGAAAATCCACGGTCCATCGAGCTGAAGCTGCAAGGCTTCATGAGCTGA
- the motD gene encoding flagellar motor protein MotD: MARRRRHEEHENHERWLVSYADFITLLFAFFVVMYSISSINEGKYKILSQTLTGVFNQPDRSIKPIPVGDERPRTTEPDRSMVDEESSQQQIAASTLQSIADSIRDAFGGLLQSDQLKVRGNELWIEIELSSGLLFPSGDALPNDEAFEIIEKIAKILAPYGNPIHVEGFTDNQPIKTPQYPTNWELSAARAASIVRMLAMDGVDPSRLAAVGYGEFQPVADNATAEGRARNRRVVLVVSRNLDVRRSVTGTGSANAQPDSAMQRAGTQPATGPAATAPGNGTVNSPSPAGQAGN, from the coding sequence ATGGCCCGCAGACGCCGCCACGAAGAACACGAGAACCACGAGCGCTGGCTGGTTTCCTACGCCGACTTCATCACCCTGCTGTTTGCCTTCTTCGTGGTCATGTATTCGATTTCGTCGATCAACGAAGGCAAGTACAAGATTCTCTCGCAGACCCTAACCGGCGTCTTCAACCAGCCGGATCGCTCGATCAAGCCAATTCCGGTGGGCGACGAACGCCCGCGCACCACCGAGCCGGATCGTTCGATGGTCGACGAGGAGTCGTCGCAGCAACAGATCGCCGCCTCGACCCTGCAGAGCATCGCCGACAGCATCCGCGACGCCTTTGGCGGCCTGCTGCAGAGCGATCAGCTCAAGGTACGCGGCAATGAGCTGTGGATCGAGATCGAGCTGAGTTCCGGGCTGCTGTTTCCCAGCGGTGATGCACTGCCCAACGACGAGGCCTTCGAGATCATCGAGAAGATCGCCAAGATCCTGGCGCCTTATGGCAACCCGATACATGTCGAGGGCTTCACCGACAATCAGCCGATCAAGACCCCGCAGTACCCGACCAACTGGGAGCTGTCGGCGGCGCGAGCGGCGAGCATCGTACGCATGCTGGCCATGGACGGTGTCGATCCGTCGCGTTTGGCGGCGGTTGGCTATGGTGAATTTCAACCGGTGGCCGACAACGCCACCGCAGAGGGCAGGGCGCGTAACCGCAGGGTGGTACTGGTGGTCTCGCGCAATCTGGATGTACGGCGTAGTGTGACGGGTACGGGAAGCGCCAACGCCCAGCCTGATAGCGCTATGCAGCGCGCTGGCACGCAACCTGCTACAGGCCCTGCAGCAACGGCGCCCGGCAACGGCACCGTCAATTCCCCGTCGCCAGCTGGTCAAGCGGGCAATTAG
- a CDS encoding ParA family protein: protein MRVWAVSNQKGGVGKTTSSIALAGLLADAGKRVVVVDLDPHGSMTSYFGHDPDTLENSNFDLFQHQGNVPEGLPKQLLLPTSHERISLLPSSTALATLERQSPGQSGLGLVIAKSLAQLWQDFDYAVIDSPPLLGVLMVNALAASQQLVIPVQTEFLAVKGLERMVNTLTMINRSRKQALPYTIVPTLFDRRTQASLSTLRLLKHTYPEQLWQAYIPVDTRLRDASRAGLTPSQFDANSRGTIAYRALLKHLLAQQPASQVA from the coding sequence ATGAGAGTGTGGGCGGTATCCAATCAGAAAGGTGGTGTGGGCAAAACCACGTCCAGTATCGCCCTGGCGGGCCTGTTGGCAGATGCCGGCAAGCGTGTGGTGGTGGTCGATCTCGACCCCCACGGCTCGATGACCAGCTATTTCGGCCACGATCCGGACACTCTGGAAAACAGCAATTTCGACCTGTTCCAGCATCAGGGCAACGTGCCGGAAGGCTTGCCCAAGCAACTGCTGCTGCCCACCAGCCATGAACGAATTTCCCTGCTGCCGTCGAGCACCGCGCTGGCCACGCTCGAGCGTCAGTCGCCAGGCCAGAGCGGCTTGGGCCTGGTGATCGCCAAGAGCCTGGCGCAGTTGTGGCAGGATTTCGATTACGCAGTGATCGACAGCCCGCCGCTGCTCGGCGTATTGATGGTCAATGCGCTGGCGGCCAGCCAGCAGCTGGTGATTCCGGTGCAAACCGAGTTCCTGGCGGTCAAGGGCTTGGAGCGCATGGTCAATACGCTGACGATGATCAACCGCTCGCGCAAGCAGGCGCTTCCGTACACCATCGTGCCGACGCTGTTCGACCGCCGTACCCAGGCGTCGCTGTCGACCCTGCGCCTGCTCAAGCACACCTATCCCGAGCAGCTCTGGCAGGCTTATATCCCGGTCGATACCCGGCTTCGCGATGCCAGCCGGGCAGGACTCACGCCGTCGCAGTTCGACGCCAACAGCCGCGGCACCATCGCTTACCGGGCGCTGCTCAAGCATTTGCTGGCGCAGCAGCCGGCCTCCCAGGTGGCCTGA
- a CDS encoding CheW domain-containing protein encodes MSRTTATATRPQLALQSYLDGLLQDAAIELEQTIEHSTLDDFEAAVLEEQVRDAQLAPRAEAPALTLVQPAVAEVVSEPVVEVAAPVAEVAAPAIVEPIPMPPVVEPVADVNRPAPQIFSSQPDGRPDWAEEPFECLLFDVAGLTLAVPLVCLGSIYPLAGQELTPLFGQPDWFLGILPSQSGNLKVLDTARWVMPDRYRDDFKQGLQYVISVQGYEWGLAVHQVSRSIRLNPDEVKWRSQRAQRPWLAGTVIEHMCALLDVAALAELIASGATKRMHNGQIH; translated from the coding sequence ATGAGTCGTACCACTGCTACCGCAACTCGGCCCCAACTGGCGCTGCAGTCTTATCTCGATGGGCTGCTGCAGGATGCGGCCATCGAACTGGAACAAACGATCGAGCACAGCACCCTCGATGATTTCGAGGCCGCCGTGCTCGAGGAACAGGTGCGTGACGCGCAACTGGCGCCGCGCGCCGAAGCGCCTGCGCTGACCCTGGTGCAGCCAGCCGTCGCCGAGGTGGTGAGCGAGCCGGTCGTTGAGGTTGCTGCTCCGGTTGCCGAGGTCGCTGCACCGGCTATCGTCGAGCCGATTCCTATGCCGCCGGTGGTCGAGCCGGTCGCCGACGTGAACCGCCCGGCGCCACAGATTTTCTCGAGCCAGCCCGACGGCCGCCCCGACTGGGCCGAAGAGCCGTTCGAATGTCTGCTTTTCGATGTCGCCGGACTGACCCTGGCGGTACCGCTGGTGTGCCTGGGCTCGATCTATCCGCTCGCCGGCCAGGAACTGACGCCTTTATTTGGCCAACCGGACTGGTTTTTGGGCATACTGCCATCACAGTCCGGTAACCTGAAGGTGCTCGATACCGCGCGCTGGGTCATGCCGGATCGTTACCGGGATGATTTCAAGCAGGGCCTGCAGTACGTGATTTCCGTGCAGGGCTACGAGTGGGGGCTGGCGGTGCATCAGGTCAGCCGCTCGATTCGCCTGAATCCGGACGAAGTCAAATGGCGCAGCCAGCGTGCCCAGCGGCCCTGGCTGGCGGGTACCGTGATCGAACACATGTGTGCGCTGCTGGATGTCGCTGCCCTGGCCGAGCTGATCGCCAGTGGCGCCACCAAACGCATGCACAACGGGCAGATACACTGA
- a CDS encoding chemotaxis protein CheW: MKKSSAQGAEDPILQWVTFRLDNETYGINVMQVQEVLRYTEIAPVPGAPSYVLGIINLRGNVVTVIDTRQRFGLDSSDVTDNTRIVIIEADKQVVGILVDSVAEVVYLRQSEVETAPNVGNDESAKFIQGVCNKNGELLILVELDKMMTEEEWSELESI, from the coding sequence ATGAAGAAAAGCTCTGCACAAGGCGCTGAAGATCCGATCCTGCAGTGGGTTACGTTCCGTCTGGACAACGAGACCTACGGCATCAACGTGATGCAGGTGCAGGAAGTGCTGCGTTACACCGAGATCGCCCCGGTACCGGGCGCGCCGAGCTACGTGCTGGGGATCATCAACCTGCGCGGCAACGTGGTTACCGTCATCGACACGCGCCAGCGTTTCGGCCTGGATTCGTCCGATGTCACCGACAACACCCGCATCGTGATCATCGAGGCGGACAAGCAGGTGGTGGGCATTCTGGTCGACAGCGTGGCTGAAGTGGTTTACCTGCGTCAGTCCGAGGTGGAAACCGCTCCGAACGTCGGTAATGACGAATCGGCCAAGTTCATCCAGGGCGTGTGCAACAAGAACGGCGAGCTGCTGATTCTGGTCGAGCTGGACAAGATGATGACCGAGGAGGAGTGGTCGGAGCTGGAGAGCATCTGA
- a CDS encoding DUF2802 domain-containing protein, producing MLEAALIVLALVCAGLVGACVWLAGRLRMASQLQAERDAQRDQRIRELGKRLDTYLTGSIRMGEELHELRRTVAPLPDKLTQIEQRDPTSLSFTQAARLVGMGASADDLTQSCGLSKAEAELVAKLHQARRS from the coding sequence GTGCTCGAAGCCGCACTCATCGTTCTCGCTCTGGTCTGTGCCGGGCTGGTGGGCGCCTGCGTCTGGCTTGCCGGACGTTTGCGCATGGCCAGCCAGCTGCAGGCCGAGCGCGATGCCCAGCGTGACCAGCGCATCCGCGAGCTGGGCAAACGCCTGGACACCTACCTGACGGGCAGCATCCGCATGGGCGAGGAGCTTCACGAGCTGCGTCGCACCGTGGCGCCGCTGCCGGACAAGCTGACCCAGATCGAACAGCGCGACCCCACCAGCCTGTCGTTCACCCAGGCTGCACGCCTGGTCGGTATGGGCGCCAGTGCTGACGACCTGACTCAATCCTGTGGCCTCAGCAAGGCCGAAGCAGAACTGGTCGCCAAGCTGCACCAGGCGCGCCGCTCCTAA
- a CDS encoding EscU/YscU/HrcU family type III secretion system export apparatus switch protein, producing MSSKAPRQAIALTYDGQNAPNLSAKGDDELAEAILAIARAHDVPIYENAELVRLLARLELGEAIPEQLYRCIAEIIAFAWYLKGKFPAGFDPRGKPKQGPLMLEGPAGKNRKR from the coding sequence ATGAGCAGTAAAGCCCCCCGCCAGGCCATCGCCCTCACCTACGACGGCCAGAATGCCCCCAACCTCAGCGCCAAGGGCGACGACGAGCTGGCCGAGGCCATACTCGCCATCGCCCGCGCCCACGATGTGCCGATCTACGAAAATGCCGAGCTGGTGCGTCTGCTCGCGCGCCTGGAACTGGGCGAGGCAATCCCCGAGCAGTTGTACCGCTGCATCGCGGAAATCATCGCGTTCGCCTGGTACCTGAAAGGCAAATTCCCGGCTGGCTTCGACCCGCGCGGCAAGCCGAAGCAAGGGCCGCTGATGCTTGAAGGCCCTGCTGGTAAAAACCGCAAGCGCTAG